One genomic segment of Pseudomonas chlororaphis subsp. aurantiaca includes these proteins:
- a CDS encoding phage tail protein, translating to MIDANSQFFAILTNVGMAKQANADALGIPWKITDMGVGDANDTDPIPNAAQTRLINEWRRRPLNQLRVDPVNPAVIIAEQIIPADEGGHWIREIGLYDADGDLVAVANCAPSFKPVLSQGSGRTQVVRMNFIVSSTGNITLKIDPAVVLATREYVDQRILEELYKLDSKQSVRVATTVNIALAGLQTIDGIALVAGDRVLVKSQAVAKDNGLYVAAAGAWARAADADASSKVTSALIVSVEQGTTLADTRWQLVTDGAIVLGSTALVFQNITQGFAPLNSPAFQGTPTTPTPPQFDSSQRSATSEFVQRSLGSKAGVRIIDASVALTAADAGFVILANILASNGVITLPAFSTVRPGVSFYIQCGAATNAITVKAPAGMAFGAPLAGADPSSVTIQPGSAIEFIYLSASTILATNGAGIAQLTNFGFQKMPGGLVFQWGLGTANASGTVLVTFPIQFPNACRRVLTTPRNQGAYNATASVGDYTAQNATFYTTLSPSGQAGVAQALSFEWFAIGY from the coding sequence ATGATTGATGCGAATTCGCAGTTTTTCGCCATCCTCACGAACGTAGGCATGGCCAAACAGGCGAACGCCGACGCGCTCGGCATTCCCTGGAAAATTACAGATATGGGGGTAGGGGATGCCAACGATACCGACCCGATCCCCAATGCAGCGCAAACACGGCTGATTAACGAATGGCGCCGGCGACCGCTGAATCAGCTCAGGGTTGACCCGGTCAACCCGGCAGTGATCATCGCCGAGCAGATTATCCCGGCGGACGAAGGCGGGCACTGGATTCGCGAAATCGGTCTGTATGACGCTGACGGGGATCTGGTAGCGGTGGCCAACTGTGCGCCGAGCTTCAAGCCTGTGCTGTCGCAGGGCTCTGGCCGTACTCAAGTCGTGCGGATGAACTTTATCGTTTCCAGCACTGGCAATATCACGCTGAAGATTGACCCGGCCGTGGTGCTGGCGACTCGCGAGTATGTCGATCAGCGGATCCTGGAAGAGCTGTACAAGCTCGACAGCAAGCAGTCTGTCCGGGTGGCCACCACAGTCAACATCGCGCTGGCTGGGCTTCAGACCATCGACGGCATCGCCCTGGTGGCGGGCGACCGGGTACTGGTGAAGAGCCAGGCCGTGGCCAAGGATAACGGACTGTATGTTGCGGCGGCGGGGGCCTGGGCTCGGGCGGCGGATGCTGACGCCAGTTCCAAGGTTACTTCGGCCCTGATTGTATCTGTCGAGCAGGGTACGACCCTGGCCGACACGCGCTGGCAGCTGGTGACAGACGGGGCGATCGTCCTCGGCTCGACGGCCCTGGTGTTTCAGAACATCACTCAAGGTTTTGCGCCGCTCAACTCTCCGGCTTTTCAGGGTACGCCGACTACTCCCACACCGCCGCAGTTCGATAGCAGTCAGCGGTCTGCAACTTCGGAGTTTGTGCAGCGGTCATTGGGCAGTAAAGCTGGCGTGAGAATTATTGATGCAAGCGTCGCGCTAACGGCGGCTGATGCTGGCTTCGTGATTCTCGCAAATATTTTAGCTTCTAATGGCGTGATAACTCTTCCAGCATTTTCAACGGTGCGGCCCGGTGTTTCGTTTTACATACAGTGCGGTGCTGCAACGAATGCAATTACCGTAAAGGCGCCTGCTGGGATGGCTTTTGGTGCTCCCTTGGCGGGGGCTGATCCGAGTTCTGTCACGATCCAGCCGGGTTCGGCGATCGAATTTATCTATTTGTCTGCATCGACAATCCTGGCAACAAATGGCGCCGGCATTGCTCAGCTAACAAATTTTGGATTCCAGAAGATGCCGGGCGGCTTGGTTTTTCAATGGGGTCTCGGAACAGCTAATGCGTCTGGTACTGTGCTTGTTACGTTCCCTATCCAGTTCCCAAACGCGTGCCGTCGAGTGCTGACAACACCGAGGAACCAAGGGGCGTACAACGCGACAGCAAGTGTCGGCGATTACACCGCTCAAAACGCTACGTTCTATACAACGCTGTCGCCGTCAGGCCAGGCCGGTGTCGCCCAGGCCCTTTCTTTTGAATGGTTCGCCATCGGCTATTAA
- a CDS encoding tail fiber assembly protein, producing MFASKSTRSFFDVSIHASMPDDVVEISADEHAALGAGQAEGKVIDWGDDGRPVLADPPPPSPEFLAAVERDWRDVQLAETDGVVSRHRDEIEEGVATTLSAGQYAALQAYRRALRNWPEAGEFPLIEHRPPAPEWLADQLQ from the coding sequence ATGTTCGCATCAAAATCCACTCGCAGTTTTTTTGACGTGTCTATTCATGCTTCTATGCCAGATGACGTTGTAGAAATTTCTGCTGATGAACACGCTGCGCTGGGGGCTGGGCAGGCGGAAGGCAAGGTTATTGACTGGGGCGATGATGGGCGCCCGGTGCTTGCTGATCCGCCTCCGCCATCCCCGGAGTTTCTCGCGGCAGTTGAACGAGACTGGCGTGATGTGCAGTTAGCAGAAACGGATGGTGTTGTTTCGCGTCATCGCGACGAGATTGAAGAGGGTGTCGCAACCACGCTTTCAGCAGGCCAGTACGCTGCGCTTCAGGCGTATCGCCGGGCACTTCGCAACTGGCCGGAAGCGGGCGAATTCCCGTTGATCGAACATCGCCCGCCTGCGCCTGAATGGCTGGCTGACCAGCTCCAATAA
- a CDS encoding phage tail sheath subtilisin-like domain-containing protein: protein MSGFFHGVTVTNVDTGARTIALPSSSIIGLVDTFTPGADATAKVNDLVLITNEREAVAAFGLNSDITKACRAIYTRAKAVIVACGVAKMESDAEQASAIIGGVLADGRRTGMQALLDGKSRFNAQPRLLVTPKYSATQAVGTALVALADKLRGLAILDGPNTTDEAVIAYAGEFGARRGFLVDPGVQYWDTDTSATVNAPSSAYVAGLFAWTDSEYGFWASPSNKEFVGITGTTRPVEFLDGDETCRANLLNNANVTTIIRDDGYRLWGNRTLSSDPKWAFVTRVRTMDIVMDAILYGHKWAVDRSITATYVKDVTEGLQAFMRDLKNQGAIINFEVFADPELNTASQLGQGKVYWNIRFTDVPPAENPNFRVEVTDQWLTEVLDTAA, encoded by the coding sequence ATGAGTGGCTTCTTTCACGGCGTTACCGTAACGAACGTCGATACCGGAGCGCGCACCATCGCGCTGCCGTCGTCATCGATCATTGGCTTGGTCGACACCTTCACCCCTGGCGCGGATGCCACCGCCAAGGTCAATGACCTGGTGCTGATCACCAACGAGCGCGAGGCGGTTGCCGCGTTCGGTTTGAATTCGGACATCACCAAGGCCTGTCGCGCTATCTATACCCGCGCCAAAGCGGTCATCGTCGCCTGTGGCGTGGCCAAGATGGAGAGCGATGCCGAACAGGCTTCGGCGATCATCGGCGGTGTGCTGGCCGACGGCAGGCGTACCGGTATGCAGGCGTTGCTCGACGGTAAGAGCCGCTTCAACGCCCAGCCGCGGTTGCTGGTGACACCGAAGTACAGCGCAACACAAGCCGTGGGCACCGCGCTGGTGGCCTTGGCCGACAAGCTGCGCGGCCTCGCTATCCTCGACGGCCCGAACACCACCGACGAAGCGGTCATCGCTTATGCCGGCGAGTTCGGCGCCAGGCGGGGCTTTCTGGTCGATCCTGGTGTGCAGTACTGGGACACGGACACCAGCGCGACCGTCAACGCGCCCAGCTCGGCCTATGTCGCCGGCCTGTTCGCCTGGACCGACAGTGAGTACGGCTTCTGGGCTTCACCCTCGAACAAAGAGTTTGTCGGCATCACTGGTACAACGCGTCCGGTCGAGTTTCTCGACGGTGACGAGACGTGCCGGGCGAACCTGCTGAACAACGCCAACGTGACCACGATCATTCGCGACGACGGCTACCGCCTGTGGGGCAACCGCACGCTGTCGAGTGATCCGAAGTGGGCCTTCGTCACTCGCGTGCGGACCATGGACATCGTCATGGACGCGATTCTCTACGGCCACAAATGGGCCGTCGACCGCTCGATCACTGCCACCTACGTCAAGGACGTCACCGAGGGTCTGCAGGCCTTTATGCGCGACCTGAAGAACCAGGGCGCGATCATCAACTTCGAGGTCTTCGCAGACCCCGAGCTGAACACGGCCAGCCAACTGGGGCAGGGCAAGGTGTACTGGAACATCCGCTTTACCGACGTCCCGCCTGCTGAAAACCCAAACTTCCGCGTCGAGGTCACCGACCAGTGGCTGACCGAAGTACTCGACACCGCCGCATAA
- a CDS encoding phage major tail tube protein: MAMIPETLANLNLFVDGVSFQGDVPSLTLPKLTLKMEEHRPGGMDMPVELDQGMEKQEAGFTTTGVRRESLKFFGLADGTAFNGTFRGAYKGLKGKITPVIVTLRGALKEVDMGDWKPGDKAEIKHNVAVTYYKLEVDGRVVYEIDALGMKRVINGVDQLAAQRQALGL; this comes from the coding sequence ATGGCAATGATTCCCGAAACGTTGGCCAACCTGAACCTGTTCGTCGATGGCGTCAGTTTCCAAGGCGACGTGCCCAGCCTGACCCTACCCAAGCTCACCCTGAAGATGGAAGAGCATCGGCCCGGTGGCATGGACATGCCGGTGGAGCTGGACCAGGGCATGGAAAAGCAGGAGGCCGGCTTCACCACCACCGGCGTGCGCCGCGAATCGCTGAAGTTCTTCGGCCTGGCTGATGGCACCGCCTTCAACGGCACTTTCCGCGGGGCCTACAAGGGCCTCAAGGGAAAGATCACACCGGTCATCGTCACCCTGCGCGGGGCGTTGAAAGAGGTCGACATGGGCGACTGGAAGCCAGGTGACAAGGCCGAGATCAAGCACAACGTCGCAGTGACCTACTACAAGCTCGAGGTCGACGGACGCGTGGTCTACGAGATCGATGCTCTGGGCATGAAGCGGGTCATCAACGGTGTCGACCAGCTCGCCGCGCAACGCCAGGCCCTGGGCCTGTAA
- a CDS encoding phage tail assembly protein, with protein sequence MTKKIPAFLQVDVDRVAVKLSKPSECNGVTVDTLTLRAPTVRDIRAAQLTADGDDEQRELNLFASLAEVSVKDLEGLALKDYTRLQAGYFRLVQDDEL encoded by the coding sequence ATGACCAAGAAAATCCCCGCTTTCCTGCAGGTCGACGTCGACCGTGTAGCCGTCAAATTGAGCAAGCCGAGCGAGTGCAACGGTGTCACGGTCGACACGCTGACCCTGCGGGCGCCGACTGTTCGAGATATCAGGGCTGCCCAGCTCACCGCCGATGGTGATGATGAGCAGCGTGAACTGAATCTGTTCGCCTCGCTGGCCGAAGTCAGTGTGAAGGATCTCGAAGGCTTGGCTCTGAAGGACTACACCCGTCTACAGGCCGGCTATTTTCGTCTGGTGCAAGACGACGAGCTTTGA